Proteins found in one Pelmatolapia mariae isolate MD_Pm_ZW linkage group LG7, Pm_UMD_F_2, whole genome shotgun sequence genomic segment:
- the LOC134630286 gene encoding zinc finger C3H1 domain-containing protein-like isoform X2, giving the protein MDVDVPNRSPAEDGELEDGEICDDDTEERAPPRRGDGSRPRGGAPPRPRKPHKHPHGAPPHLGHPPPDFRHLMPYSLGPFPPGHRQQCGPSGPDRPPSPPPQQQPPGLGSHGEPGPRSSFWERSHGALGRFRHRGMPNGGPGGWSRGGRGGNSRPPPGRYLPGESHSSPARKQKPLGRNRLRKAAHGAPRPESSGDESFEDLLSKYKQIQIELECIRKEETMALEPRTSPVRDDVVECVAATLTDAKAEPGPALSPAAAAEEVSELERKKVFQAFNIKPLRQKLPTPADLDELQKKWAKPDGEGDQPITDNGAELEGKGAKEAEEGTRESGGEGEQRAEGGDPADERPCDPCIIEEQEKPPPPCPSESSASSEDSPDKATEKVVVVEEEELSELQLRLLALQSASKKWQQKEQQVMRRSKERITKATQEKSSGPGAAPPARQRVTTRSASTAAAATERSRTRSKPQDRDRERNKTGPRPQDRDRPKPCTKAGPKGPLERARIPGKAHITKKISPGSAAKQAFRKQQVRTWKLQQQREQEEKRRQEEEERRKREDEIRRIRDLSNQDEQYNRFMKLVGGRKRTRSKSRDRDHRKSAGKPGLDTSGNLYQYDNYDEVAMDTDSETGSPVPSPTHSNLLSVEEAACIPHLYGADPVPFGMEFSQPFLPPLLSAIPPPPPPLPPPPDELEPPPKPPFADEEEEEEMLLRETCLMSMANKRVVVSEKSSSAPPSPGGPPPADLQPPPRGNLSTVSLNTVPQPRPNKAARVHLAARAPLVLPRHKTVVVSLNDSDDSDSDMDACSSSQAVFGGLEFMIKEARRTVEAAKPKGASASEKENNPVRTPEALPDAKKAEYRLLKEEIASRERQRMMKEQSPRGSASPATADSIDSSLKPAVELKLSEAELKLSKHRELLQRDEAVLRHLLQQELKKNESLKAAEAKVAKLREQLQASERIVSANKTLLRKLREQVHRVEQRVSVKKTVAVRLEQELVQAHLAAGRAPKRRADSSRPTLSKLPRRDAAPRGSERHFAELIAQKQRLQQLESEYALKIQKLKEAQVLRNKGIPPELPVEPPLRSATPPDPQVQLPPPQPSLHDLSQDKLTLDSEDPAEAEDHEPEPAPAAAARGGRRSSFRQSSCSFTKPHLDATSSAPPKDVSTAAKPVKALPSGLAGVELPAEMFAGLDMDALKRLYQQKTPLGDLLLMELQVLGEDVDPAPAAQVFPAEVETAVSSSGSLELRPLPFGPYHSPLLVFRSYRFSPYYRTKEKLSLSSVTYSNAIEAKKCFCRFDLTGTCNDDGCRWQHMRNCTLSGNQLFQDILSYDLSLIGCSDGSSDEDVCAATEKYMKRLFGSNKDRMGVDQKAVLLVSKVNESKRHVPPYTTYKDARRWRPKPSMQSDLGPKDDGSGDEGMAAGHMTPGRDSGAHTGLSALDACVTSEDKRYFISETDDIANLEASVLESPRDTQLWIKLAFKYLNQSETSAAECLEAALNTLSRALESNCDNPEVWSHYLSLFSRRGSREEVQEMCEMAVEHAPDYRVWWNYLNLESSFEGKDYVCERLLQFLLAEASSGVTEKLSFELMEALLYRVQLSLFTGRLESALAVLQNALKSPQDRSIADHLMAADRALLWLSYIHLTEFDRLPACLYDPAESGPSRVVSREPFLLPWRTPRDISTPADILVALFQDGVRQCSDEHASDSERTLACLPLHTNLIFLYKLLQRYSEGVTLCESLLEFCPESCVLRDTVADLHLHGGSGDRAVSMWLHALAECPHNAEVFYHCCKFLMAQEKAGAITPLFRGFVLSLCEDEQSPRTPVDVLRHILGFSSSSELLGGPAIKKELQERLSQQMSFLHLIHCRWQWLHGSVEDAAEAFERALGAVTQLEELHRLWMDYLMFSCSPQARATTAASQSRTFSDLVQRCLSTTPSRLELPFNPAEFWSCYRFHNKVRGRVCCHTPSSPA; this is encoded by the exons AGAAACCTCTCGGGAGGAACCGGCTCAGGAAGGCGGCTCACGGCGCTCCCAGGCCGGAGAGCAGTGGTGACGAGTCCTTCGAGGATCTGCTGTCCAAATACAAACAGATCCAGATCGAACTCGAGTGCATCCGCAAAGAGGAGACGATGGCCCTGGAGCCACGGACGTCACCAGTCAGGGACGACGTGGTGGAGTGTGTAGCCGCCACTCTAACGGACGCCAAAGCTGAACCGGGCCCGGCTCTGAGTCCGGCAGCAGCCGCGGAGGAGGTGTCGGAGCTGGAGAGGAAGAAAGTGTTCCAGGCCTTCAACATCAAACCGCTTCGTCAGAAACTCCCCACGCCGGCCGacctggacgagctgcagaagAAGTGGGCAAAGCCTGATG GTGAAGGggatcagccaatcacagataaCGGAGCAGAACTGGAAGGAAAAGGTGCCAAAGAAGCAGAAGAGGGGACGCGCGAGAGCGGCG GTGAGGGAGAACAGCGAGCAGAAGGAGGAGACCCCGCAGACGAGAGGCCGTGTGACCCGTGCATCATTGAGGAGCAGGAGAAACCGCCGCCGCCGTGTCCCAGCGAGTCGTCGGCGTCCAGCGAGGACTCTCCAGACAAG GCCACGGagaaggtggtggtggtggaggaggaggagctgtcaGAGCTGCAGCTGCGTCTCCTCGCTCTGCAGTCGGCCAGTAAGAAGTGGCAGCAGAAGGAGCAGCAGGTGATGAGGCGGAGCAAAGAACGCATCACTAAAGCCACCCAGGAGAAGAGCTCGGGCCCCGGGGCCGCCCCACCCGCCAGGCAGAGGGTCACCACCAGGTCCGCTTCCACTGCCGCCGCTGCCACAGAGAGGAGCAGGACCAGGTCCAAACCTCAGGACAGGGACCGCGAGCGAAACAAGACCGGGCCCAGACCTCAGGACAGAGACAGACCCAAGCCATGTACCAAAGCCGGACCTAAAGGCCCGCTGGAGAGGGCCCGCATCCCCGGGAAGGCTCACATCACCAAGAAGATCAGCCCAG GTTCGGCGGCAAAGCAGGCGTTCAGAAAGCAGCAGGTGAGGACGTggaagctgcagcagcagagggagcaggaggagaagcgacggcaggaggaggaggagcgccGCAAGCGGGAGGACGAGATCCGGCGAATCCGCGACTTGTCCAACCAGGACGAACAATATAATCGCTTCATGAAGCTGGTGGGCGGGAGGAAGAGGACGCGCAGCAAG TCCAGGGACCGGGACCACCGCAAGTCTGCAGGCAAGCCGGGCCTGGACACCTCGGGGAACCTCTACCAGTACGACAACTATGACGAGGTGGCGATGGACACGGACAGTGAGACTGGCTCGCCAG TCCCGTCGCCGACGCACAGCAACCTGCTGTCTGTGGAGGAGGCGGCGTGCATCCCTCACCTGTACGGCGCCGACCCCGTTCCTTTCGGAATG GAATTCTCGCAGCCCTTCCTCCCCCCGCTGCTCTCCGCCATTCctcccccacctcctcccctcccccctcccccagATGAGCTGGAGCCCCCCCCAAAACCTCCATTtgctgatgaagaggaggaggaggagatgctCCTCAGGGAGACCTGCCTGATGTCTATGGCCAACAAGAGGGTGGTGGTCTCGGAG AAGAGCTCCAGCGCTCCTCCTTCTCCAGGTGGGCCTCCCCCCGCAGACCTTCAGCCTCCACCCAGAGGAAACCTGAGCACGGTCAGTCTGAACACGGTGCCTCAGCCCCGCCCAAACAAGGCCGCCAGAGTGCACCTCGCCGCCAGAGCGCCACTTGTG CTGCCTCGACATAAGACGGTGGTGGTTTCTCTCAACGACTCTGACGACAGCGACTCGGACATGGACGCCTGCAGCTCATCACAGGCGGTGTTTGGCGGCCTGGAGTTCATGATCAAAGAGGCCCGAAGGACGGTGGAG GCGGCGAAGCCAAAAGGAGCGTCGGCCTCTGAGAAGGAGAACAACCCGGTCCGAACGCCGGAGGCTCTGCCTGACGCCAAGAAGGCCGAGTACCGCCTACTCAAAGAGGAGATCGCCAG CAGGGAGAGGCAGAGGATGATGAAGGAACAGAGCCCTCGTGGCTCCGCCTCGCCCGCCACTGCAGACTCCATCGACTCCTCCCTGAAGCCAGCGGTGGAGCTGAAGCTGAGCGAGGCCGAGCTGAAGCTCAGCAAACACAG GGAGCTGCTGCAGAGAGATGAGGCCGTGCTTCGACACCTGCTGCagcaggagctgaagaagaacgAGTCGCTGAAGGCCGCCGAGGCCAAAGTGGCCAAACTGAGGGAGCAGCTGCAGGCGTCGGAGAGGATCGTCAGCGCCAACAAGACGCTCCTCAGGAAGCTGCGCGAGCAG GTCCACCGGGTGGAGCAGCGGGTCTCCGTGAAGAAGACGGTGGCGGTGCGGTTAGAGCAGGAGCTGGTGCAGGCTCACCTGGCTGCCGGCAGGGCGCCCAAACGGCGAGCGGACTCCAGCCGGCCCACG CTCAGCAAGTTGCCGCGGCGTGACGCAGCGCCCCGTGGTTCTGAGCGTCACTTCGCCGAGCTCATCGCTCAGAAGCAACGACTGCAGCAGCTCGAGTCCGAGTACGCGCTGAAGATCCAGAAGCTGAAGGAGGCGCAGGTGCTGCGAAACAAAGGCATCCCGCCAGAGCTCCCCGTAGAGCCGCCGTTGCGATCCGCCACGCCCCCGGACCCTCAGGTCCAGCTGCCGCCGCCGCAGCCCTCACTGCACGACCTCTCCCAGGACAAGCTGACGCTGGACAGCGAGGACCCCGCGGAGGCCGAGGATCACGAACCGGAACCTGCGCCCGCTGCTGCGGCCAGAGGCGGCCGTCGCTCCTCCTTCCGTCAGTCCAGCTGCTCCTTCACCAAACCCCACCTGGACGCCACGAGCTCGGCTCCGCCCAAAGACGTCAGCACTGCCGCCAAGCCTGTGAAGGCGCTGCCCAGCGGCTTGGCGGGCGTGGAGCTTCCTGCTGAGATGTTCGCGGGGCTGGACATGGACGCCCTGAAGCGGCTGTACCAACAGAAGACACCTCTGGGAGATCTGCTGCTGATGGAGCTGCAGGTGCTGGGGGAGGACGTGGACCCCGCCCCCGCCGCACAG GTGTTTCCTGCTGAGGTGGAGACAGCGGTGAGTTCGTCGGGCAGCTTGGAGCTGAGGCCGCTTCCCTTCGGACCGTACCACAGCCCTCTGCTGGTCTTCAGGTCCTACAG GTTCAGCCCGTACTACAGGACCAAGGAGAAGCTGTCTCTGAGCTCGGTGACGTACAGCAACGCCATCGAAGCAAAGAAGTGCTTCTGCCGCTTCGACCTCACGGGAACGTGCAACGACGACGGCTGCAGATG GCAGCACATGAGGAACTGCACTCTGAGCGGGAACCAGCTCTTCCAGGACATCCTGTCCTACGACCTGTCGCTGATCGGCTGCTCCGACGGCAGCTCGGACGAGGACGTGTGCGCCGCCACAG agAAGTACATGAAGAGGCTGTTCGGCTCTAACAAGGACCGCATGGGCGTCGATCAGAAGGCCGTCCTCCTCGTCAGCAAAGTCAACGAAAGCAAGCGCCACG TCCCGCCCTACACCACCTACAAGGATGCGAGGAGGTGGAGGCCGAAGCCATCGATGCAAAGTGATCTCGGTCCCAAGGACGACGGCAGCGGCGATGAGGGGATGGCGGCCGGTCACATGACACCTGGCAGAG ACAGCGGCGCTCACACTGGCCTCTCCGCTCTGGACGCGTGCGTCACCTCGGAGGACAAACGCTACTTCATCAGCGAGACGGACGACATCGCCAACCTGGAGGCCAGCGTCCTGGAGAGCCCCCGAGACACTCAGCTGTGGATCAAGCTCGCCTTCAAATACCTCAATCAGAGCGAGAC CTCTGCGGCAGAGTGTTTGGAAGCCGCCCTGAACACGCTGTCACGCGCTTTGGAGAGCAACTGCGATAATCCCGAGGTGTGGAGCCATTACCTGTCCTTGTTCTCCAGGCGGGGCAGCCGGGAGGAGGTGCAGGAGATGTGCGAGATGGCGGTGGAGCACGCCCCCGACTACAGAGTGTGGTGGAAC TACCTGAACCTGGAGAGCTCGTTTGAAGGGAAAGACTACGTGTGCGAGCGTCTGCTGCAGTTCCTCCTTGCCGAGGCGTCATCTGGAGTCACGGAGAAGCTGTCCTTCGAGCTGATGGAGGCGCTGCTCTACAGAGTCCAACTGAGCCTGTTCACGGGCCGGCTGGAGAGCGCGCTCGCCGTCCTGCAG AACGCTCTGAAGTCACCTCAGGACCGGAGCATCGCCGACCACCTGATGGCTGCCGACCGGGCGCTGCTCTGGCTCTCCTACATCCACCTGACGGAGTTCGACCGACTGCCGGCGTGCCTGTACGACCCCGCGGAGTCCGGCCCGTCCCGTGTAGTCAGCAGGGAGCCGTTCCTGCTGCCATGGAGGACGCCGCGGGACATCAGCACGCCCGCCGACATCCTCGTCGCTCTCTTCCAAG ATGGCGTCCGTCAGTGCAGCGACGAGCACGCATCTGACAGCGAGAGGACGCTGGCCTGCCTTCCTCTGCACACCAACCTCATCTTCCTCTACAAGTTGCTACAGAG gtACAGCGAGGGCGTCACTCTGTGCGAGTCGCTGCTCGAGTTCTGTCCCGAGTCGTGCGTTCTGCGAGACACTGTGGCCGACCTCCACCTGCACGGCGGGAGCGGCGACCGGGCGGTCAGCATGTGGCTCCACGCTCTGGCCGAATGCCCCCACAACGCTGAGGTCTTCTACCACTGCTGCAAGTTCCTCATGGCTCAG GAGAAGGCGGGCGCCATCACGCCGCTGTTCAGAGGCTTCGTGCTGTCGCTTTGCGAGGACGAACAGAGTCCGCGGACGCCCGTAGATGTGCTGCG GCACATCCTgggcttctcctcctcctccgagcTGCTGGGAGGTCCCGCCATCAAGAAGGAGCTCCAGGAGCGGCTGAGCCAGCAGATGAGCTTCCTCCACCTCATTCACTG TCGGTGGCAGTGGCTGCACGGCTCGGTGGAGGACGCAGCGGAGGCGTTTGAGCGAGCGCTGGGGGCGGTCACCCAGCTGGAGGAGCTTcacaggctgtggatgga TTACCTGATGTTCAGCTGCAGCCCGCAGGCCCGCGCCACCACCGCCGCCTCACAGTCCAGGACGTTCTCAGACCTGGTCCAGCGCTGCCTCAGCACCACCCCCTCGAGACTCGAGCTCCCCTTCAACCCCGCAGAGTTCTGGAGCTGCTACCGCTTCCACAACAAGGTCAGAGGTCGAGTCTGCTGCCACACGCCATCTTCACCTGCGTGA